The following coding sequences are from one Alosa alosa isolate M-15738 ecotype Scorff River chromosome 13, AALO_Geno_1.1, whole genome shotgun sequence window:
- the brd9 gene encoding bromodomain-containing protein 9 isoform X2, producing MGKKHKKHRPEWRTVDGYEDKPLEKPLKLVLKVGGNEVTELSGSGHDSSYYDDRSDHERERHKEKKKKKKKKSEKDKDKHVDDEERRRRKEEKKKKKELREQSENAAASASASAPPAPPPPIEPFVLPKPVEPVEEKKRKRDKCYAEEGIDEFHPRIKVEVEQAGDRPVRACRTQQESECTPFQQILEHFIRQLQRKDPNGFFAFPVTDVIAPGYSTIIKHPMDFSTMKDKVTENEYKTVTEFKADFKLMCDNAMLYNRPETVYYKAAKKLLHTGFKMMSKERLLTLKRSMSFMHDMDFSQQAAILGDEDIAAEEPEPAVIPMPVESAKKSKKQPLHREPLISDIYEPEGNACSLTDSTAEEHVLALVEHAADEARDRINRFMPSSKIGYLRKEGEGLLYTVVNQQEPDAEEEETHPVDLSSLSNKLLPGLTALGFKDDRRHKVTFLSSAYNTQTLQNNSIYPDLLPEEMDVLYSAYGDETGVQCALSLQEFVKGCGGITKKLVDELLDKMTGGDHSKSVFQIRQKRNMSATPDETKTNISDMQDGSGTSGESSSMLDFMSMKSYPDMSLDISMLNNLGKTVKKEPEHDEGHQHFDDTAKLLQEFQDTQVDRVGSRPSSNLSSLSNASERDQHHLGSPAHLGVGDQSEMMHDPYEFLQSPEPGTTANS from the exons AGAAACACAAAAAGCACAGGCCTGAATGGAGGACGGTTGATG GTTATGAAGACAAACCTCTGGAGAAACCATTGAAGCTGGTGCTGAAAGTGGGAGGCAACGAGGTCACTGAGCTCTCCGGTTCTGGACATGACTCTAGTTACTATGATGACAGATCTGACCATGAACGCGAACGCcacaaagaaaagaagaagaaaaagaagaagaaatcaGAAAAGGACAAAGACAAGCACGTAGATGacgaggagagaaggagacggAAG gaagaaaagaagaaaaagaaggagcTAAGGGAGCAGAGTGAAAATGCTGCTGCAAGTGCAAGTGCAAgtgcaccaccagcaccaccaccaccaattgaGCCCTTTGTTTTGCCAAAACCTGTTGAG CCAGTAGAGGAGAAGAAGCGGAAACGGGACAAGTGTTATGCAGAGGAAGGCATCGATGAGTTCCATCCAAGGATTAAGGTTGAAGTTGAACAGGCGGGTGACAGGCCTGTCCGAGCTTGCAGGACCCAGCAAG AGAGTGAATGTACCCCATTTCAACAGATCCTAGAGCATTTCATTCGACAGCTTCAGAG GAAAGACCCCAATGGGTTCTTTGCATTTCCAGTGACAGATGTCATTGCTCCTGGTTATTCCACTATCATTAAGCACCCCATGGACTTCAGCACAATGAAAGACAAGGTCACTGAAAATGAGTACAAAACAGTCACAGAGTTTAAG GCAGATTTCAAGCTCATGTGTGACAATGCTATGCTGTACAATCGACCTGAGACGGTTTACTACAAAGCTGCCAAGAAATTGCTCCACACAGGGTTCAAGATGATGAGCAAA GAGCGGCTCCTGACGTTGAAGCGCAGCATGTCTTTCATGCATGACATGGATTTCTCCcagcaggcggccattttgggcgATGAAGACATTGCTGCCGAAGAGCCAGAGCCTGCCGTCATCCCCATGCCTGTGGAGTCAGCCAAAAAGTCCAAGAAGCAGCCCCTTCACAGAGAGCCCCTCATCAG TGATATTTATGAGCCAGAGGGAAATGCCTGCAGCTTGACGGACAGCACAGCAGAAGAGCATGTTCTGGCCCTAGTGGAGCACGCTGCTGATGAAGCACGAGATCGCATCAACCGTTTCATGCCCAGCTCCAAG ATTGGTTACctaaggaaagagggagagggtctCCTCTACACTGTTGTCAATCAGCAGGAACCAGATGCGGAAG AGGAGGAGACCCACCCTGTTGACCTGAGTTCACTATCAAATAAGCTCTTACCTGGTCTAACAGCACTGGGATTCAAAGACGACCGGAGACACAAAG TGACGTTCCTCAGCAGTGCGTACAACACGCAGACCCTCCAGAACAACTCCATCTATCCTGACCTGCTCCCAGAGGAGATGGACGTGCTCTACTCGGCCTACGGGGACGAGACGGGAGTGCAGTGCGCCCTCAG TCTCCAGGAGTTTGTGAAGGGCTGCGGAGGCATCACCAAGAAGCTTGTGGATGAATTACTGGACAAGATGACGGGTGGGGATCACTCCAAATCAGTGTTCCAGATTCGACAG AAAAGAAACATGTCTGCTACACCAGATGAAACCAAGACTAACATCTCTGATATGCAG GATGGAAGTGGGACATCAGGAGAGAGCAGCTCAATGCTGGATTTCATGTCTATGAAGAGCTATCCTGACATGTCTCTTGATATATCCATGCTGAACAATCTGG GTAAGACGGTGAAGAAAGAGCCGGAACACGACGAGGGCCACCAGCACTTTGACGACACTGCCAAGCTCCTGCAGGAGTTCCAGGACACACAGGTGGACAGGGTGGGCTCCAGGCCCTCATCCAACCTGTCCTCCCTCTCCAACGCCTCCGAACGAGACCAGCACCACCTGG GGAGTCCAGCACACCTTGGTGTTGGAGATCAGTCAGAGATGATGCACGACCCGTATGAGTTTCTCCAGTCTCCTGAACCAGGCACCACTGCCAACAGCTGA
- the zdhhc11 gene encoding palmitoyltransferase ZDHHC11 — MRCCDRHLRRTEPAPGGSRNELVTPPPRSRRNGWSGKPESLQLISYLTYTYFVIVGFGIFIPLLPTPWDLMAYGLLGFLFIVHLVTHIASVTIDPAEPSVRARNYSTTLPTFDKNKHEHVICDLHCKICDIDVGPRAKHCKTCNKCVTDFDHHCIYLNNCVGRRNYWFFFVTALTAAIGVLLLLLIVLFIFIEHFLNAAVLRTAPQFQGLNNSTWLVFLPLAPVQTSSAGLLVVSSFTIILALVYFLVLVHLLGFHIFLLTKKVTTYEYIMKKRQARNNRDVVSGRKQSRPTSAESAKPQPSVNVSVDCESPMPSLTSQTSHSSAEYEDERKELAARLSMTICAELRRLQILSSPGPNNYYSTRASTEMMPGMRALSESLSWTGQQQVVVNGEQGNEMSTEATPVIQNPLGSSVIGTAAVEQQLSVDARSESALSQQ, encoded by the exons ATGAGGTGCTGCGATCGGCACCTGAGGCGGACCGAGCCGGCCCCAGGGGGCAGCCGCAACGAGCTGGTGACCCCTCCGCCGCGCTCTCGCCGCAACGGCTGGTCCGGGAAACCGGAGAGCCTGCAGCTGATTTCCTATTTGACCTACACGTACTTCGTTATCGTTGGATTTGGCATCTTCATTCCACTGCTGCCCACCCCATGGGACTTGATGGCCTATGGT CTGCTTGGATTTCTCTTTATTGTTCATCTAGTTACCCACATTGCATCTGTGACCATAGACCCAGCAGAACCCAGTGTGCGCGCTAGAAACTACTCCACTACCTTGCCGACCTTTGACAAAAATAAACACGAACATGTCATCTGTGACCTACACTGTAAAATCTGTGATATTGATGT GGGCCCTCGAGCCAAACACTGCAAGACTTGCAACAAATGTGTTACAGACTTTGACCACCACTGCATATATCTGAATAATTGTGTGGGAAGGAGGAACTACTG GTTTTTCTTTGTGACCGCGTTGACTGCTGCTATTGGAGTGTTGCTGCTGCTTCTCATTGTTCTCTTCATCTTCATTGAGCACTTTTTGAACGCAGCCGTACTCCGCACCGCGCCTCAGTTTCAGG GTCTGAATAACTCCACGTGGTTGGTGTTCCTACCGCTGGCTCCTGTGCAGACCAGCTCTGCTGGACTCTTGGTAGTAAGCAGCTTCACCATTATACTGGCGCTGGTTTACTTTCTGGTTTTGGTTCACCTGCTGGGATTTCATATATTTCTCT TGACAAAGAAGGTTACTACATATGAGTACATTATGAAAAAGCGGCAGGCACGGAACAATCGTGATGTAGTATCGGGGCGGAAGCAATCCCGACCCACAAGTGCAGAATCAGCAAAG ccACAGCCTTCTGTGAATGtatctgtggactgtgaatcaCCTATGCCTAGTCTGACCAGTCAAACCAGTCATAGCAG TGCGGAGTACGAGGATGAGAGGAAAGAACTTGCCGCACGTCTCTCTATGACTATTTGTGCAGAG ctgcGGCGTCTTCAGATTTTGTCATCACCTGGCCCGAACAATTACTACAGCACTAGAGCATCAACTGAGATGATGCCAG GTATGAGGGCCCTCAGTGAGTCCCTCAGCTGGACTGGACAACAGCAGGTGGTGGTGAATGGAGAGCAGGGCAATGAGATGTCCACTGAAGCGACTCCTGTTATCCAGAACCCCCTGGGCAGCTCTGTCATAGGCACCGCAGCAGTAGAGCAGCAGCTGAGTGTGGACGCAAGGTCCGAGTCGGCCCTCTCCCAGCAGTGA
- the brd9 gene encoding bromodomain-containing protein 9 isoform X1 produces the protein MGKKHKKHRPEWRTVDGYEDKPLEKPLKLVLKVGGNEVTELSGSGHDSSYYDDRSDHERERHKEKKKKKKKKSEKDKDKHVDDEERRRRKEEKKKKKELREQSENAAASASASAPPAPPPPIEPFVLPKPVEPVEEKKRKRDKCYAEEGIDEFHPRIKVEVEQAGDRPVRACRTQQESECTPFQQILEHFIRQLQRKDPNGFFAFPVTDVIAPGYSTIIKHPMDFSTMKDKVTENEYKTVTEFKADFKLMCDNAMLYNRPETVYYKAAKKLLHTGFKMMSKERLLTLKRSMSFMHDMDFSQQAAILGDEDIAAEEPEPAVIPMPVESAKKSKKQPLHREPLISDIYEPEGNACSLTDSTAEEHVLALVEHAADEARDRINRFMPSSKIGYLRKEGEGLLYTVVNQQEPDAEEEETHPVDLSSLSNKLLPGLTALGFKDDRRHKVTFLSSAYNTQTLQNNSIYPDLLPEEMDVLYSAYGDETGVQCALSLQEFVKGCGGITKKLVDELLDKMTGGDHSKSVFQIRQKRNMSATPDETKTNISDMQQDGSGTSGESSSMLDFMSMKSYPDMSLDISMLNNLGKTVKKEPEHDEGHQHFDDTAKLLQEFQDTQVDRVGSRPSSNLSSLSNASERDQHHLGSPAHLGVGDQSEMMHDPYEFLQSPEPGTTANS, from the exons AGAAACACAAAAAGCACAGGCCTGAATGGAGGACGGTTGATG GTTATGAAGACAAACCTCTGGAGAAACCATTGAAGCTGGTGCTGAAAGTGGGAGGCAACGAGGTCACTGAGCTCTCCGGTTCTGGACATGACTCTAGTTACTATGATGACAGATCTGACCATGAACGCGAACGCcacaaagaaaagaagaagaaaaagaagaagaaatcaGAAAAGGACAAAGACAAGCACGTAGATGacgaggagagaaggagacggAAG gaagaaaagaagaaaaagaaggagcTAAGGGAGCAGAGTGAAAATGCTGCTGCAAGTGCAAGTGCAAgtgcaccaccagcaccaccaccaccaattgaGCCCTTTGTTTTGCCAAAACCTGTTGAG CCAGTAGAGGAGAAGAAGCGGAAACGGGACAAGTGTTATGCAGAGGAAGGCATCGATGAGTTCCATCCAAGGATTAAGGTTGAAGTTGAACAGGCGGGTGACAGGCCTGTCCGAGCTTGCAGGACCCAGCAAG AGAGTGAATGTACCCCATTTCAACAGATCCTAGAGCATTTCATTCGACAGCTTCAGAG GAAAGACCCCAATGGGTTCTTTGCATTTCCAGTGACAGATGTCATTGCTCCTGGTTATTCCACTATCATTAAGCACCCCATGGACTTCAGCACAATGAAAGACAAGGTCACTGAAAATGAGTACAAAACAGTCACAGAGTTTAAG GCAGATTTCAAGCTCATGTGTGACAATGCTATGCTGTACAATCGACCTGAGACGGTTTACTACAAAGCTGCCAAGAAATTGCTCCACACAGGGTTCAAGATGATGAGCAAA GAGCGGCTCCTGACGTTGAAGCGCAGCATGTCTTTCATGCATGACATGGATTTCTCCcagcaggcggccattttgggcgATGAAGACATTGCTGCCGAAGAGCCAGAGCCTGCCGTCATCCCCATGCCTGTGGAGTCAGCCAAAAAGTCCAAGAAGCAGCCCCTTCACAGAGAGCCCCTCATCAG TGATATTTATGAGCCAGAGGGAAATGCCTGCAGCTTGACGGACAGCACAGCAGAAGAGCATGTTCTGGCCCTAGTGGAGCACGCTGCTGATGAAGCACGAGATCGCATCAACCGTTTCATGCCCAGCTCCAAG ATTGGTTACctaaggaaagagggagagggtctCCTCTACACTGTTGTCAATCAGCAGGAACCAGATGCGGAAG AGGAGGAGACCCACCCTGTTGACCTGAGTTCACTATCAAATAAGCTCTTACCTGGTCTAACAGCACTGGGATTCAAAGACGACCGGAGACACAAAG TGACGTTCCTCAGCAGTGCGTACAACACGCAGACCCTCCAGAACAACTCCATCTATCCTGACCTGCTCCCAGAGGAGATGGACGTGCTCTACTCGGCCTACGGGGACGAGACGGGAGTGCAGTGCGCCCTCAG TCTCCAGGAGTTTGTGAAGGGCTGCGGAGGCATCACCAAGAAGCTTGTGGATGAATTACTGGACAAGATGACGGGTGGGGATCACTCCAAATCAGTGTTCCAGATTCGACAG AAAAGAAACATGTCTGCTACACCAGATGAAACCAAGACTAACATCTCTGATATGCAG CAGGATGGAAGTGGGACATCAGGAGAGAGCAGCTCAATGCTGGATTTCATGTCTATGAAGAGCTATCCTGACATGTCTCTTGATATATCCATGCTGAACAATCTGG GTAAGACGGTGAAGAAAGAGCCGGAACACGACGAGGGCCACCAGCACTTTGACGACACTGCCAAGCTCCTGCAGGAGTTCCAGGACACACAGGTGGACAGGGTGGGCTCCAGGCCCTCATCCAACCTGTCCTCCCTCTCCAACGCCTCCGAACGAGACCAGCACCACCTGG GGAGTCCAGCACACCTTGGTGTTGGAGATCAGTCAGAGATGATGCACGACCCGTATGAGTTTCTCCAGTCTCCTGAACCAGGCACCACTGCCAACAGCTGA